The following proteins are co-located in the Maridesulfovibrio sp. genome:
- a CDS encoding phage protein Gp36 family protein has translation MYCTRTDLTAYILEDYLAAADNQTEGTVATAIANVEAEMTEALVSGGYTVTEDSVPATVKRVCSVIAAYNSVCAITSLVSSETSSDNEFLPLQRKAERAEKVMDQIREGKVRLVAPTAETSQPNDTVVVISQPSRFKSPKGWGRF, from the coding sequence ATGTACTGCACACGAACCGACCTCACCGCCTATATTCTTGAAGACTACCTGGCAGCCGCTGACAATCAAACAGAAGGAACTGTAGCCACAGCTATTGCCAATGTTGAAGCTGAAATGACCGAGGCCCTTGTCTCAGGAGGCTACACCGTGACCGAAGATTCGGTTCCGGCCACGGTGAAACGGGTTTGTTCGGTCATTGCTGCTTACAATTCGGTCTGCGCCATCACTTCATTGGTCAGTTCTGAAACCTCATCTGATAACGAATTCTTGCCCCTGCAGCGCAAGGCCGAGCGAGCCGAGAAGGTCATGGATCAGATCCGGGAAGGTAAAGTCAGACTTGTAGCTCCTACCGCTGAAACCTCTCAGCCTAATGACACTGTTGTTGTGATCAGCCAGCCGAGCCGCTTCAAGAGTCCCAAAGGTTGGGGACGTTTCTGA
- a CDS encoding phage virion morphogenesis protein has protein sequence MAGFSFELDMDKAMRGLDIAMQKAQRSQEFMDTMGETLVSSTHQHFKDGVGPDGKKWKTSQRASKEGGQTLVDSARLRNAVTYEATSQMVVIGVNAVYARIHQLGGKTGRGLKVEMPARPYIYINDEDRAEIRALAVAEMKSMFGV, from the coding sequence ATGGCCGGTTTCTCTTTTGAGTTGGACATGGATAAGGCCATGCGCGGTCTTGATATAGCCATGCAAAAGGCCCAGCGCAGTCAGGAATTCATGGACACGATGGGCGAAACACTCGTCAGCTCAACTCATCAGCACTTCAAGGACGGTGTCGGGCCGGACGGTAAAAAGTGGAAAACCAGCCAACGGGCCAGCAAGGAAGGCGGACAGACTCTGGTAGATTCGGCACGACTGCGAAACGCCGTGACCTATGAGGCGACCTCGCAAATGGTCGTTATTGGAGTCAATGCCGTTTATGCCCGCATCCACCAACTTGGCGGCAAGACAGGACGTGGCCTGAAAGTCGAAATGCCAGCCCGACCGTATATCTATATCAACGATGAAGACCGCGCGGAGATCCGTGCTTTAGCCGTAGCCGAAATGAAATCCATGTTCGGAGTATAG